The DNA sequence GCGCCGCCGAGCTTGACCTTGAGCAGCGGGCGGACGCTCGCCGCCTGCGCCGCGACGCGCATCTCCGCGGGCGTGCCGAGGCTCAGCGTGTACGCAGTGGTCACGCCCTGCGGGGCACGGGCACCGGCGAGCTCCCACGCGCGACGGCCGCTGCGTTTCGCGTCGAGGTCCCAGAGTGCGCAGTCCAGCGCATTGCGCGCCGCCCCCGCCGGCAGGGCGTCCTGCAAGGCCGCGCGATCGAGCCCGTGCTCCACGAGTTGCCACTGTGCCTCGATGGCCGCCGCCACGCCCTCGACGGTCTCCCCGTAGCGCGTGTAGGGTACGCACTCGCCGCGGCCGACATGGTCGCCGGCTCGGATCGTCGCGACAACCACCACCGCCTCGGTGCGACTGCCGCGCGAAATGGTGAATCGGCCGGCGATCGGCCAGCGTTCGACGGCGACGCCGAGGCGCACGGTCAGCCCGCGCGCGGGAACTCGCGCGCGAGGCGCGCGACGATCGGCTCCACGCCGAAGCGCACCGGGTCCGTCGCGGGCAGCCCATGCTCGGCCTCGACGCGCGCGAGATACGCCCGCGCCGCCGATTCCTCGAGCGCTTCGGTGTTGACGGCGATGCCGACGCAGCGGATCTGCGGATTGGTGAGCTGCCCGCAGCGCACCGTGAGATCGATCACCGCCTGGATGCTCGGCAACGGATGCTTCACGCCGCGCATGGTCGTGCGCGTGGGTTCGTGGCACACCACGAAGGCGTCTGGTTGCGCGCCGTGCAGCAGCCCGAGCGTCACGCCGGCGAACGACGGATGGAACAGGGAGCCCTGTCCTTCGATCAGGTCCCAGTGGTGGGGCGCCGCGGCCGGCGAGATCCACTCGACCGCGCCCGAGATGAAGTCCGCGACCACGGCGTCGATGGCGACGCCGCGGCCGGAGATGAACACGCCGGTCTGCCCGGTGGCGCGGAAGTCGGCCTCGAAGCCCGCGGCCCGCATGCCCTTCTCCAGCGCCAGCGCCGTGTACTTCTTGCCCACCGAGCAATCCGTGCCGACCGTCAGCAGGCGCATGCCGCTGCGCTTGTCGCCCTTGCCGGTATCGAACCGCTGCGACGAGTGGCGCACATCGAAGAGAGAGCGCCCGTTGCGCCGGGCCGCGTCGGCGATCGCCGCCACAGACCCGAGGCGCACGTGCAAGCCGCTCGCCACGTCCATGCCCGCATCCAGCGCTTCGACGATGGTCGCGACCCAGTGGTCCGGGAGGATGCCACCGGCGTTCGCGGCACCGACGATCAGCGTACGGACACCGGCCGCACGCGCGGCCGTCACGCTCAGGTCCGGGATGCCGAGGTCGGCCTTGCAGCCGGGATAGCGCAGCTGGCCGACGCACCACTCGGGGCGCCAGTCGACAATGCCTTGCGCGGTCTTGGCGGCGAGCGCGTCGGGCACGTCGCCGATGAACAGAAGGTATGGATGAGCGATTTCCATGGGAGTCTCCGCGCGGAGTGTACCCAGCCCGGGCGCTGCGGGCAACGGCTGCGCCGGGGGAGTTGGCAGCGGTGCCGCCCTGCGGCGCGTAAGGTTCTCGAACAGGCTCCATCGCGCCATTTCCCGAATCCCCACCGACGATGCCCTCCCCGTTCCTGCGCGCCGCCTCTGCGGCGCTCGTCCTTGCCGCGATCGGCGGCTCGGCCAGTCCCCTCGACGCGCAGCAGGCACTGCCGCGCACCTTCCAGGAAGAGAACGACTTCAAGGCCGGGCCCACGCCGTACGAGCCGCTGATGAAGTTCTGGTATGAGCTCGACCGCCTGAGCGACGAAGTCAGCATCCGCCCGCTCACGCGCACGCTGCTCGACCGGCCGTTCACGCTGGTCACGATCGCCCGGGAGCCGATCGCCAACCCGCAGGACGCGATTCGCTCGGGCAAGACGATCGTGCTCATTGCGAACGCCGTGCACGGCAATGAGCCCGCGGGCAAGGAAGCCAGCCAGCTCATCGCCCGCGACCTCGTGTTCGGCGACCTCAAGCACGTGCTCGACAGCGCCATCGTGCTCATCGTCCCGTTGATCAACCCCGACGGCGGCGAGGTGCGGCGACGCACGAACGAAGAAGGCTTCGACATGAACCGTGACTGGCTCAAGCTCGAGTCGCAGGAGATCCACGCCATCGTCACGCAGATCCTCAACGAGTGGACACCCGACATCCACGTGGACACGCACCACGGCGGATCCGCCCCCTACACGCTCACGTGGCAGGGCACGCTGAATCCCGCCGCCGACCGCCAGCTGCGCGAGTATCCGTACCGCACGGTCTTCCCCGCCATCCGCCGCGCGCTGCAGGCCGAGGGCTACGACGGCTTCGACTATTCCGGTGCGCAGACGCGCGATGGCGTGCGCGGCTGGGGCTCGACGTCGGTGGAAGCGCGCAAGCACCACGTGTACACGGGCCTGATCAACTCCATCGGCATGCTCTTCGAGACGCCGTCGTCGTCGCACCGCGTGCGCAACGG is a window from the Pseudogemmatithrix spongiicola genome containing:
- a CDS encoding M14 family zinc carboxypeptidase; this translates as MPSPFLRAASAALVLAAIGGSASPLDAQQALPRTFQEENDFKAGPTPYEPLMKFWYELDRLSDEVSIRPLTRTLLDRPFTLVTIAREPIANPQDAIRSGKTIVLIANAVHGNEPAGKEASQLIARDLVFGDLKHVLDSAIVLIVPLINPDGGEVRRRTNEEGFDMNRDWLKLESQEIHAIVTQILNEWTPDIHVDTHHGGSAPYTLTWQGTLNPAADRQLREYPYRTVFPAIRRALQAEGYDGFDYSGAQTRDGVRGWGSTSVEARKHHVYTGLINSIGMLFETPSSSHRVRNGRVEAIPQPERYFHQVRGQVIGLRTVLQHAHAKRGEIRTLTNASRQRAIRAGANPTANDGVVVDYTLVSRGTEPVWMPSGPGQDVTYTLQNVPVWLKYDVVRTVPRARGYVLPASIAKVVPLLMEHGIQVHRFTAPTTLELEVYDALGVERREYFQGHYLQAVTGVEKKTESIAVPAGWYYISTAQAKGNLISYLLEPETDDNLITWNYTDNVLRVTPTNVEEAMQALLGDTDLNSLTPEQQAQLRTRAEAMMRQKQRVPMMRVVKPQPMSLLEVTSFNEFNRTRYYQP
- the dgcN gene encoding N-acetyltransferase DgcN; translation: MEIAHPYLLFIGDVPDALAAKTAQGIVDWRPEWCVGQLRYPGCKADLGIPDLSVTAARAAGVRTLIVGAANAGGILPDHWVATIVEALDAGMDVASGLHVRLGSVAAIADAARRNGRSLFDVRHSSQRFDTGKGDKRSGMRLLTVGTDCSVGKKYTALALEKGMRAAGFEADFRATGQTGVFISGRGVAIDAVVADFISGAVEWISPAAAPHHWDLIEGQGSLFHPSFAGVTLGLLHGAQPDAFVVCHEPTRTTMRGVKHPLPSIQAVIDLTVRCGQLTNPQIRCVGIAVNTEALEESAARAYLARVEAEHGLPATDPVRFGVEPIVARLAREFPRAG